AGCTCTTCCATCTCTCTACCTCTAAAACCATGAAGGTGATCAAGATAGTCTTTTTCACTATGGTCTTAATCCTATTGCACTCGATCCTAACAAACTCCGGGCCAACCAGTTTTCCTCAAAGAGAAACGGTGGCAACAAAAGGGGTTGGCCGGTTCCTTAAGGGAATCACCAACCCCCGAGCAAGTAATAATTTGTGCGACAGAGATAGCTCTGTCTGCAACTACATTACGGAAGGGAGAAACACGACTTGCTGCAATAACAAGTGCATAGAAACAACATATGATGGTGATAATTGTGGGGCGTGCGGGCAAAAGTGCGCTCTTGGAGAATCCTGTTGCAGAGGGGAGTGCGTGAATCTTGGCTACGATAAAAGACATTGTGGTTTTTGCAACAACAAGTGCAAGATTGATGGGAGTTGTGTGTATGGCATATGTGATTATGCATAAGGTTGCAGATCAATGATTTCCTggtgaaaattttatgtagAAGTATTGGTTATCATCATCTAGTCAAGGCTTGATTAATGTCtaatcattaaataaaagcCGCATTTGGATATCCAAATGTGATGTTGGAAGGGGAAAAAGGAACCCCTTGTATGAGTGTGAAAGTGTGTATGAAGAAGTTGTTTTGATTTAGTTCACAAAAGTTTTCCATCAGTATGAAGTgcttatattattacattgttCATTACATTGCATAGTGTGAATTGTAGTTCTATTTTatcattcttttaaattatgtatgcGTCTATATGTGATCCATAAAGttccattaatttttttctttaattaatcaatatttttctaaaaatatttgaaaaaaaattaaagaattatttgttgcaaacatatgtattaaataaattaaatatatttctaagtATTATTGGAGACGGGTTGGAGTGGTTCTTGAACAAAACAGAGACCTGAGTCAGACCCGGCCAActttacaaaacaaaaacatgtcCTCAGATCCCAACCCGCCTCATTTAGGCTGAATCCAGACGGGACCTCACTCCTTGATCACCCCTTGGTGTTGCACAAACATTGGTTGCGGCCAAGAGCCATGATCAATATTTGtccatgattaatattttggatgATTATACTCTCAACACCTGGGATTCAGTGTACTTATATGTACTtcttatggtttgaaaaattatatatataaaaaattttatttctggttcatcatgtcttttttcatttaaacatcttattattaaagaattataaatcatgaataattaattaattatctattagattttttttttccaaaattttccaAAGTGTTATAGaaaaacagtaaaaaataaataaacttgtagtatatatataattgtatacaTAAACAATATAGTAGATTTCCTTTTCGATTAAGCATATCCattataactttaaattattcttaccAACCATACTAATTGAGGTAAAATCAGTATTAGGACTAAAAAATAGTAAGTAACACTAAATATTTACTGTTCTTCAAttcaattgataaatatatagtacTAGTAGAATTTAGAGTAACATTATAAGTTGTTAAACAAcatatttatgatattgtgcgattttaagaatttatatatacataatcaagattaaaaaaagtgtcattaatattaaagACAAAGTAAAAGGTTTCGCTGGAAAATAATCGTTTTCTTAAATAGGAAGGAAACTCAAGTAGCAAAGAAAATTAGAGAATTTTCCAGTTAAGtattatctattttctttttcatttcataaaaaatgaattttttttttcacaaatttcaCTGAATGTATTTTGACaactataatatattcatcaaatattatatgcaagataaaaaagaaatggtaaATAAAGTGCTTGAACATAAACTTTGAAcgttattaacaaaataattaacataagGGACAAAAACTAGCTACACCTCTCCCTCAATCTGATAactcaaaaaagaaatattagttGACGAGTAATTCACAAATATCATACGGATATTTTAAACTCCAATAGtatctatttaaaaataatatggatAATTAACTATTACCCTTTCTTTCactatcaatatttttaatgaaccAATATCATCCGTTACATAATagtacattttttatattcgaAGTGtgggaaaaaattaattaaaaagatttagtaaaataataattttagaaacaaaatacTTGTATATAGTATTACAaacatcaattaaattttaaaatattaatgacaagTGAAAAAGAGCATTTAATTTACTTGTAACAATTCACCTCTGTCTAGGACATTAGCATGAAATCTGTTCATTGGAGCTAGAAACATATATAACATATTCTTCTGCGTTTACACACACATGTACATATATTCATACATACTAGTGGAATTTGTGTTATTACCACCTTTTCAAAATGAATCATAAAAGCTTAGGTCATTATGGACGCATTTTTATGGGTGTCGAAAGAACAAGTAGGTAATTATGGTAGTTATCTCGGCCATTCAAAAATTACGTTCAAGTCATCAGTACGACAAGTATAGTacaatatatgtattagtGAATCACAAGATTTGAAGgcaaattattatcaatatacAGTGCCCATATCCAACAGAAGAAATAACAAGTTACCTCAATATCGTCATCAAAGCATCCTCAATGGAATCACAACCAAAAGAACTAAAACCATTCTAGTCTCTAGAGGTCTGCAGGGGTAGGAAAGTAAGAACAGAAGAATCAATGGATTTGCtcaaaattcattaacttATATAAGAAGTGAACAAGtttttaatctatatattcTTGTAACTTTATAAGAAGGGAATCGAAAGTTTTCAACttcatatattattgtaatcCATTGTTTATACAGTACAAGATTTTAATTCTACGAGTATTTTGATTGTCACTTATGAGGGAAGTAATCTAAGAGTATAGACCGATAGATCGTACATGATTACATTATTAGTTTActttatagaataaatatcaTGATATTATAATCTAATGGTTGATACTCCCGCAAATTACAACCTATGACGTCCCAAATATGTTTTCTCTTATTGGTCCCATGTTGAtacaaatttcaacaaaaaataggTGTAGTTTAAATGTAAGaacaaatattaagataaatattattttgcttccaattcaaaatatatggcATTGATGACGCCTTTTTATTACACATCCGTGCATACTAAAACTCAAGAAAATCTGAACTTATTACCTCATAGTATGGTCACAATTGTTTAAAGTTGCGTAGCGACTAATTTATCTTTACTTGTTCGtctaaactaaattaaactcACATCCATGCTACAATGCGGTCCAGAGGGACCTCAAATGTTTACCACCATTTGTAAATCAATTTTCTGTGGTACTCACTCTATAAATTCTAAACGTAAAGTCCGTTATAGTACTctttaaatcaatcatatatatcttcctcttccttatttatataaatagcaaaactAGAAACAAAAAGTCAGAATCACTACTGCTTTATCTCTCCACCTTCAAGATCATGAAGGTGATAGACAATGTACATCCTTTTCACAATGGATTTAACCCTGATGATTATTCCCATAATCTTCCACGCAGTGGATTTTTCAATCGGTGGCACTAtacaaaaattgtattttcattaTACTTTGAATGACCATGGCTTAAAAGTCGtggtaaatcaatactattaacgatggataaattaataaaatcttagcaaaaatttaaacttttactatgattaatcaatattagcCATACTCAAAACATTTGTCGTGGTTTTAGTCAACATTTGCAGAACAATGGCAGATAGTTGTTGCAAAGCCGtggttgatttgtattttgctatgatttcttcttttgactattgtatttaaccataacgaaaaattatatcttttttgtaGTGGTAAGAGTTATGTAATTTGTATTGGTACTGCGAAAGCATACAAATACTTCCATCATATTTGGTGTGAATTTTTGTTGCAgagaaatttttaatcaatatacatatttatccaagaaaaatgtgaggaaaaaaaatgttgattTATTGTATAGATTCTTTATTTATCTCAAGAAATAATGGGTAAACATTGTAAAATTTTTGCAACAACTTCTTGTGCAAATAACATGTTcttcttatttattaataatggatttttaaaagatatataacaAGAATTTTAACTCAACAAGTTATGTTGTGTGATttcttatttgtaattacaactatcaTATCTTCCTGCCGTCTCACTCTATCTATAGAAATAAAGGATTACAAAATCATGGAAGCAAGTTATTTTGACTTATTACACattagaatttttgttttgaaaatatttgaaaatcattataaaaaatggtaaaattaaaaagaaaatgtagaaTAATCATGATAGAAaagtaattagattttttttcaattaacttaagcattttaatatatatatatatatatatatattatatataactctCAAGAAATTAACCCTACAAAATGATATATACTAAGAATTTATATGTACATTACAAACTTCAAGCCGTATTACAGatacttaatttataaaattattatccccaccccccaccccccaaaaaaacaaaaaaaaaaaagaaaaaaactagaATAACTTAGTAAActacttttgaatttttatgagtaaatcaaataatgttgaatattattaataaaagaagtaACATAAATGTCTAGCAACATGCATGTGTCCCTCAATCTCAAAACttgtaaaagaaattacacaAGTAATATGCGCTCAAGATTattgcataaatataaatatggataaaacataattaaacaCCAACACCAACAACTTAATTTGTTTGTTCATAAATAATGTGGATAGCTTTTGcctttatttcaaatctaAGTGAATGAATTTCGCAAAAATGTTAATAACATAATAGTTATGTagtattaattaacaaataacaacataatttttaaattttatgctAAGTGAAGAAGAGCATGAGTTCACGATGAAATCACCACATTGgagcaagaaaaataataaactctctcgtaatgaaacatatatgtacacaaacacacatacgTGTATACATAAACATATTCATACCAAAAACAATTGTGATATCACCActtgttataataaattattaaaatttagttcCTTATGAATTGGTTTCATAAGTTTTTTGGATCAACTTAAGGGTCATGACATTACAATTGCAAATATGATGAAGTGCCAGATGCATTATATCGGtgtttgaaataataagtcaaAAATTATGATAGCTTGgcctttcaaaattttgaatgcaaataattatgtcaatttcAAGATACGAGTTTTATCAGAACGCCAATACAGAAGCATTAGAagttaataacaaattacctTATTATACACCAAAAGCCTCAATGGAATCACAACCAAAAAAATCCAACTCATTCCCATCTCTGGCTCTTCGTCTGTAGGGGAAAAGATGGTTGAACATAAAGTAGGGATCGAAGAACAATGCATTTGCTTGATAGGTTATGGaacaaatgaacaaaaaattaatttgtgtaaCTTTTTCCCAACTTATAAGAAAGGAATTTCAAATGCTCCAAGCAGTATCTCATATTCTTGTAATGCATTGTTAAATGCACGTGTACGTACAAGATTTGAACTTTACAGGGTGTTCAATATTGTCGCTCATGTGGGTAACAATCGAAGGGTATAAACCATTATATCATACATGATTCCATCATTATTTCactttatgatataattatcatattctAATTTATGGTTGACACTCCACGTAAACTACTACCAATATGCATATTATATAACGTCACAAATACGTTTGTTTTGCttattttcctatattttatacaattttcaacaaaaattaggTGTGATATAAATGTAATCATAAAAAAGTACGATAAACGTTGTTTTActaccaattaaatatatagttttataatGTCTTATTCTTTCACATGCGTGTGCACATCCACGcactaaaattcattaatattatttaaacttaGTACTTCACATATGAAAGACTGAAAAAGCTCAAGCCATCGTATTCAAAAAgttgtttattaattaattaaaacacatATTTCATGCATTAGTACGGCCAAGGGACCTCAAATATTTACCACCATTTATAAGTCAATTCCCTATGGTACTCACCCTAAATACATACCCTAATTTAAAAGTCttgcaattttatatttttcttaatcaaccatctcttcctcttccctaattatataaataagaaaagctAAATCTAAAgctaaaaaaaagaaattcagaaTTGCTATTCCTCCATCTCTCCACCTTCAAAACCATGAAGgtgatcaaaataattttcttcattgTCTTGGCCTTCGCCCTGTCGCTCAACGCCACAAGCTCCGAAATTGCTGATTTTCTTGAAAGAAAACCATTGGCAACGAAAAGGGTCGGCCGATTTCTCCAGAGAACAATCAATCCACGAGCAAGTGATCGTCATTTCTGCGACCGGGATCACGCTATTTGCAACTATCTTTTGGGAGGGAGAAACGCGACTTGTTGCAATAACAAGTGCGTAGAGACAACACAAGACAGTAACAACTGTGGGGCGTGTGGGAGAAAGTGTCCTTTTGGAGAAGCATGTTGCGGAGGACAATGCGTGAATCTTAGCTACGATAAAAGACACTGTGGTTTCTGCAATAACATGTGTTTGATTGATGGGAGGTGTGTCTATGGCATATGTAATTATGCTTATGCCTAATGCTGCATGCAGTTGTTTAATATCTTAGTGaaattttatagtaaatattgGTCATCGTcgggtttgtttttttttttttccttatgaactaataattaaataaaaaccaaaatactataatttcaaattttccaaTCTTTAAGGATTTGAATATCCAGATTGTGATGTCGTATGTCATGGACGGATAACAGAAACAGAATGTATGTATGAGTTTGTGAGTGTATATGAATAAGTTGTTATTAGCCCACATAGGTTTTTGGTCATTATGAAGTgcttatacatacatatttaaCGTGATCAtgttttgtatgatttttctttttgtttaacTAATTGATATGCGCGGAATGTTATCTTTGTTTGTgcacatgtatatatgtatttatatataatatacacatatatatatacgtttTGATGTTTGAAgcatacaatattaatttatcatatttgctTTTGAATTTCTGTTTTATGGAAATTTAAGcatgttataaataaataagacaaAGATAggataaacaaaataatctcTGTTCATATATAGTTTTGCACATTCTCTGCCAATTTTAGGAAGTAATTGTGCacagaaaattacaatttttttttgggtaaaatacAGTTTGCCTCCTTGAATTATTCGTCATGTAACAATTACCccctaaaataataaatgtaacacttacccccataattaaattttttagagtttttcccttatattatatatttagttcaaataatttttttttagtaattttgcattttaattttaattatattttaattagaaaaatatcttttatttataataaattaaaaataattagtgagttaaatagttcaaattttatttttttatagactcaaagttaactaataaataagtacaataaatacacaaaaaaatttcatgaaaagattttattaatttggtgataaaaataagttattaactatttattcttttagataaaaatgaataactaaatatacattttttaatatattttctttaaaaaatatgataaaacatatttattcatttttttctaaaaatatttaacttttggttaagcatatatatatatatatatatatatgtcaatgtcttctaaaaagtatatttgagttgttggttatattatatttattattatatatatacattgatttatactccacttttaatgaaaattctttacttattacaaaaattaattaaaaaataatttactgatgatttaatgtgcaaaatattaaaatatattaaaagtaaataatataattattcaagacaTAAGGAGCATTTTTGTTCAACAAAAAGggtaagtattatatttattagtttaattagGGGGTAAATGATACATGACGAATACTTCAGGAGACAaatgtattttacccttttttttggCTAGTTGACAACAGCATTTACTTCCAATAAGATTTTCTGTTGatgcattaatatataatatatgaaataagaaTTTGAATGCAAGAAATCACTTTTATTGCatgtttttgtataaaattttatttgtattatttaccATATCTCTCTACATATTTGTACTAACAAGAAATCATTCAAACGAAAAAGTTTGGGAATTTGAATCCGTAGATTATCAAATCTAAATCCCATCTGGTTAACTTAAGGGAATTTTAGCCACATTTAATaggctttttttttctttttttcttttctatatttaaattagcaAGCTCTCTCAACTTATAGGAGTACCAACAAAACTAACAAGTTCCTTAAACATAGTACGGGCCATTAAGGTTAAGGACAATATTATAATCCAACTCTTATTTCCTCTAATTACGACTAATTTTAGATTAGGAGAgtgcttaattaatttaaattaatactagCTAATATAACCAAGTTGTGTAAATTATacatagggataattacatttacacccctgaTTTATGagctatttacacaaatcaccctTATCTTTGacgtaattatataaaatattcctaGCAGCAAAACAATAGAggtagtttgtataaatggtgTTAATATTTCTGATACGTGTATCTGTAATCTTTTAAATGGCGTAACTTTTGTAAATAAACCATAATTCAGGAAGCATAGATATAATTacttatgtataatttatatatatatatatatatattatattgtgtGTTGGAGAGCTAGAAATTGATTTGCATGAAGATATAGCTatccataatattattattacctagtaaaaatatagaataaagTCTCGTCTGACTTAACAAAAGGGCAAGAgaagtgaaaaagaaagacaacATGAAAGAGAGGGAAAGGTGATAGAAGGAAAGTATTGTACTTAAAACGTATCCTGTAAGGTAAGTCGTGAGATAACATATAGAGTTGACggaaattaattatgaaaagaacAGTAGTTAATATacgtaaaattaaatttttacgtCATTTGATCCTTATAATACTTCCATATTTTCGCCtacatttaagaaaaaaaataaaaacagtaATTCTGAGGGACTTTTTGAAATCTGCTATTTCATATGCATCACCTCCAATTTTGTCTTTCAAATCAAACTAGTAAATATTTCATACACTATAATTGTGTCtataatatttacttatgctatatatttaattttcacctTAATAATCGtaacatttatatttgatacaaATGCTAAACTTAATGACAGGATCGTTACGTAAATAAACGTTGGTTCTAATATAGCTGACATTGAATTGTATGCCTAGCTAGCTCTCTTTGACAATGTCCATGTTATAATAACTTCATCAAATTAATccaagttttaatttttactttgattaTTTCGTTCATTTATAGGTGGTTTTGTGCACAcatgttgatttaattattcacaATACAAGTTGCACAAACCTGAGGGAAAAGGAACAAATAAAATGGTCCCTTGTACGTGGAAAAAACTTTACTATATTATAATGGTAATATTCAAgtatgatattaataaatatttattttgacaagatcaaagataattaagaaaatgacAAGGTTGGTGACCTTCATCACACTTAGGATGGTTCTGCACTATGATTTGCACAACTTGTCAAGCCGGGACCTACAAGCGCCAACGAAAATCTAGAGCATATACCAAAAAAACGCCCACATATAAATACTAAAGCTGAATTAATTGGacattttatgtaaataaatatgtggCCCAAACCAAGTGGTCTTGGCCCATTTTACTTGGAAGACTTAAAACCACTGAGCCCATTCCATTATGGGTTGTCCAACCCATCTACCCGATCCACCAGGTTTGACCCAGACCTGATTGCCTTTTAAatacctctctctctcacttaTCTCAtaaccctaaccctaaccctaatcCTAATCCTCAGCAGCcgtcttcttctctttctatctcttTGAGTTCTGCCTACCCCCctttctcaatttttctcCACTGCCTCTTTTTTACAATTATCTTCTCCGATTATTTAATGGCTAGCCTCTTTAAATTATCGTGCACCCATACACCCACATACCACAATTGCAACAGCTACTCGATCAATGACTCCAAGTACACATCGATCAGACGCTTCAGATTACAAGGGCTAGAGGTCACCATTGTTAGAAACATATACTCAAAACTCATGCACATTTTCCGGGGGGAATGACATGGTGTAAGTATAATGGGCTAACATAAATAAGTACTATCGTATTGCCCTTGCGACGCAAACCCGTTTGCGCATAGCCCCAGTCGAACATTACAGGACTCCAATGCCAAATCGGGATACGTCTAGTCAAAGTACCTCCAAGTCTCTGCAATAGGTAGATGATACATAGAGACCTCCTCCATCGGATGTGTGACATGCCACATCATGTGTTCCACAGTCGCTCTGAAAGCATACAACCTCTACAAATGGGGAGTAAGCGACAGATAACTAAGAACAGCATACGGGGACTTCTTGTTGTGGAGTTTTACTCCCTATTTGACTTGTACCTAGCGTCTCCACAAAACTTACAGTATTCTAAATTAATGTCGTCCTTCCAGTACAACATACATCGATTTTTTACACGCGTCAATCTTTTCAATGGGTAAATTCAAATCTCATACTTTAGTAACTCTTAGCAGGCTGTGATGATGGgccaatatattattagtccACTGAGATAGTGATCATATGTTCGCTTGGAAAAGTTATCCTCGACCTTAATAGTCACCAAACAACAACCATcgccaattgagattgggtacAACTGCTCCACAATGGTTTGACAATCCTAACACATAATCATAGCCCCCCTCCCCCATACCACGAACCAGGACTAGCATCAGTACGGCATGACATCGTACCATCATCAGTCACACCTTCGTGgtcagaagaaaaataacttggcccaattacataaaaaagcATCCTCTACGCTTAATCCATTTGTTGTTTATCACCCCAGTGCAAATTACCCTCCTCTTGAGCAGTTGGAGTTGTTCCCCTGCACTGGAGGGGCAGTCAAAGCATCAAAATACTCATGCACCCTCTCCTCGCTATGCGAAgtagaattataatattttggcataAACCCTCGCATACATAAGTCAAAATTGACATCGTTGGGTGATTTGAACCTTTTACTTTTGCAGTTCCGACTCGAGCACCTAATCTTGTCTCCGTCCATATGTCCATGCTAACACTTGGCCCATTATATAAAAGTCTTAACACCACCCTCAAACTCCAACATAAGAccgcaattttatttttccaaaggTCGTTACAATGCCAACACGGTTGTTCCAAAAACCATAATAAATTCTAGTAGTCTGAACTTTGTAATGATGTTTGTGACCGTCTCGGCGAAATACATATTTGGCACGGCCTCTTGACCAGATTTTAGAACAATGAGCTTTTGCAGAAAGATAAACcaatctaaattttaatagcaatttcaaaaatcattccaCATTATAACGGTCAAGTTTCCGTAACAGCTTTATGGCTACAAATGTATAGGAACGGCCACTGTAATGAGTTTGCCATTCCGAacatatgaaattctttttgcGAAAAATGCGacattatcaaatattttccatTCTAAAGTTGCTGCAAAGACCATTCATATGGCCGTTCTgaaaaagccgttacaaatctcatatttttttatagtgattatttatatatatatatatatatataatatacaaaacacTGAATACAATATCAATAAAACCAATAGCTTATCAAGGAATTGCATTCAGCACTTCCATTCTTTGCGTACgaataaaacattaattaattgtgtcaAGTTTGGCtacaacaaaaaagagaaaatcaactataaaagattaaataataattttaatattattactaattatatatattttataataaaaaaatatgttctcATAACAATATGTTTCATAGTTTTAATAgttacaattattttgtaaaagttgCACGAGAATCAatgacataaaaaattattacaaaaaacaattaatgatGCATTCATCTTTATACAACATGACGAGctaataacaacaaatataatcattatCGCTATATCTACAGTGTTATTACtaagttgtaattatatctataatattgtatatagtaacaattttatgCACAATTTTTATCACCAATAATTACATCACGACAAGATTAAAACTATCATCCCTCATGCATATGGTCATTTCcgatgattttaaaattataactgaatatttaatttaaaatatcataaatattttaaaattcaatggaTAAGGAGATATAACTCTCTTCCCCCGAAAGTTACTCACAGAGTTCATATCCCATACGTAAATAGATTGACAAATGAAGCagatttatgtaatataagtTGACTTATGAATTTGTAATATGATTCCAGATTAACAAATTCTCTTGCAAATTCTATTCTATctcttatttcatttaatattcacACTTTATGTGTACAAAGATGACGTCATTTATATCATtctaaaaagattttatacacgtgacgtatatatattaaataaagtagaAGATGAAATAGACTTTACAACTGAAAATTTGCTCCCCTCCCCTCCATTTTTACCTCTCTTTCTCTATAAATATTACCCGAacacaacaaaattttcatattacattGTTTCATCTGCAGCATGAAGGCAATACAGAAACTTTGTCTCTCTATTCTTATAAGTCTCTTacttatatacacacaaatcTCGTCGACTTTTGCAGCTCATTCAACAAGTTCGAAAGGTACGTAATTAAATCTTACTGTCTTgatcaaatttcattttattgtgATGTGGGACAAATAGAAATAGAGacgaaataattttattttatttttattttttagaaagcTTCGTCTCAAGTGGGGAAAAAGAGGTAAGACATAGATCACAAATAATTAGTTTCTCAAGTGTTTCAACCTACGATTTTACTTTAGTTACGCTGTGTAAGATTTGTCGAAAATGCGATTTCTGATaggtgtaattatttatttttaaattttttgagtattcatttatttttatttttttgaatttgaatgttgTAGGACGTGAGGAGGCAGACAAAGACTCGTATTGTGGAGtattttgaagaaaacaaGATAGAGGGATTCAATGTGGAGAGTCTAATGGACTATGATCCTCCCGGACCAGATCCTCGTCATGATCCACCACCTCCTCCGCCTTCGTAAGCAAGAATATATGCAGAGATTGGAGTGTGGTTTATAAAGATTTATGGATgcagaaattaattatgtagaaATATGGAATAAATAgtcataaaatgaataattattttctttttgggactgatcattacaataataatattcatacacaatattatttaggattaaatgcattttggtcccgtaactTAGGTTATTTGGATTTTTATCACCAGACTTCACCTCACCGATGAGAAGGGTGGAAGCTGCAAAAAAAGGGATTGaaagtgcaaaaataaaaaaaaaaatacaagacaAAAATGTCAGCAGAATCGGACCAATA
The window above is part of the Sesamum indicum cultivar Zhongzhi No. 13 linkage group LG2, S_indicum_v1.0, whole genome shotgun sequence genome. Proteins encoded here:
- the LOC105155740 gene encoding uncharacterized protein LOC105155740, coding for MKAIQKLCLSILISLLLIYTQISSTFAAHSTSSKESFVSSGEKEDVRRQTKTRIVEYFEENKIEGFNVESLMDYDPPGPDPRHDPPPPPPS